The following are from one region of the Marinitoga litoralis genome:
- a CDS encoding flavodoxin family protein yields the protein MKIVAINSSMRKGRTYELLTNIGKKLDYDFEIINIKDYKINYCLGCEVCIKKDYCVINDDVEKLKEKLINADGIIISTPVYIENISGTLKTFFDRNCKWVHRSELIGKPVLLVSTTAGSGLKDVLDYLESVVISWGMKPCGKIGRKIQEKKDVSSEELQLFIDSIEGRAKKEKISLSRLIRFQVQKAMSTNLLDLDKNFWKKNGLINKSYFYEENTKINPISKFISNEFGIFLSKKIQENARKVKLQGGEKIEQNI from the coding sequence ATGAAAATAGTTGCTATTAATTCAAGTATGAGAAAAGGAAGAACATACGAATTATTAACTAATATAGGTAAAAAACTTGATTATGATTTCGAAATAATTAATATTAAAGATTATAAGATTAATTATTGTTTAGGTTGTGAAGTCTGTATAAAAAAAGATTATTGTGTTATCAATGATGATGTTGAGAAATTAAAAGAAAAGTTAATTAATGCAGATGGAATAATAATTAGCACACCAGTATATATTGAAAATATTTCAGGTACCTTAAAAACTTTTTTTGATAGAAATTGCAAATGGGTACATAGATCTGAATTAATAGGTAAACCAGTATTATTAGTTTCTACTACTGCTGGTAGTGGATTAAAAGATGTTTTAGATTATTTAGAAAGTGTTGTTATTTCTTGGGGAATGAAACCTTGCGGAAAAATTGGTAGAAAAATACAAGAGAAAAAAGATGTTTCATCAGAAGAATTACAACTTTTTATAGACTCTATAGAAGGCAGAGCCAAAAAAGAGAAAATTAGTTTATCTAGACTTATTAGATTCCAAGTTCAAAAAGCTATGTCAACAAACCTGCTTGATTTAGATAAAAATTTTTGGAAAAAAAACGGATTAATAAATAAAAGTTATTTTTATGAAGAAAATACAAAAATTAATCCAATTTCTAAATTTATCTCAAATGAATTTGGAATTTTTTTATCTAAAAAAATTCAAGAAAATGCTCGAAAAGTCAAACTCCAAGGTGGTGAAAAAATTGAACAAAACATATGA
- a CDS encoding MarR family winged helix-turn-helix transcriptional regulator — MNKTYEVMYLFKEIRELVKKSMVMSFEDSEITSSQWMLLGALLKNGKMTMSELSNYIGLSNSTVSGIVDRLEKHDYIRRVRDDEDRRKVYVEITEKFNEVAKKSHKKIEKQLGERLNKVSDKELNTVIEGLKILKKIFEEE, encoded by the coding sequence TTGAACAAAACATATGAGGTAATGTATTTATTTAAAGAAATAAGAGAATTAGTTAAAAAATCTATGGTTATGAGCTTCGAAGATAGTGAAATCACGTCATCTCAATGGATGTTATTAGGGGCATTATTAAAAAATGGGAAAATGACTATGAGTGAATTAAGTAATTATATCGGATTATCAAACAGCACTGTTTCTGGAATAGTAGATAGATTAGAAAAACATGATTATATAAGAAGAGTTAGAGATGATGAAGACAGAAGAAAAGTATATGTTGAAATTACAGAAAAATTTAATGAGGTGGCAAAAAAAAGTCATAAAAAAATAGAAAAACAATTAGGAGAAAGATTGAATAAAGTTTCAGATAAAGAGTTAAATACTGTAATAGAAGGTCTAAAAATTCTAAAAAAAATATTTGAGGAGGAATGA
- a CDS encoding ATP-binding cassette domain-containing protein — protein sequence MLKLIKYLKPYTLLLILAILFLFIQAKVDLSLPDYMSNIVNVGIQQNGIEDTIPVAVRNSQMKNLFLFLSSEEKEKILNIYEYIKSDNEKYDEYLQKYPNLNGEAVYILKEKTNDSELEKIFAKAFLAVSALERGETEGLNINKNSKLDIFKLINFLPLQQRIDFANNIYEKMKITGEEMIRQSLIMSVKNEYEKLGVDLNKIQRNYILKSGSIMLLITLLGAVMAITVGYFASKTAAGLAKDLRKNIFTKVEFFAGEEFDKFSTASLITRTTNDITQIQNVMVILIRIMFYAPILSVGAIFKALDKSPSLSWIIGLAVAILLTLIGIIFYFALPKFKLFQKLVDKLNLVSRENLTGMMVIRAFNTKEKEKERFDNVNNEITKTQLFIGRLMSLLMPVMMFVFNGVMLLIIWFGAKQVNNFNLQVGDMMAFMQYSMQVIFSFLMMSMIFIFLPRASVSANRVVEVLETEPSITDPKEPKSLDENVSGTVEFKNVYFKYPGAEDYALKNITFKALPGQTTAIIGSTGSGKSTLINLIPRFYDVTEGQVLIDGIDVRELTQNELRKYIGYVPQKTTLFSGTIESNIKYGNENLSDEEMEKVADIAEALEFINKFPDRFKHEVSQGGSNFSGGQKQRLSIARALAKKPKIYIFDDSFSALDFKTDLKVRRKLREYTKTGTFIIVAQRIATIMNADQIIVLDEGEIVGIGKHRELLETCPVYREIAYSQLSEEELA from the coding sequence GTGCTTAAATTAATAAAATATCTAAAGCCATATACTTTACTTTTAATTCTAGCTATATTATTTTTATTTATTCAAGCTAAAGTTGATTTATCTTTGCCTGATTATATGTCAAACATTGTTAATGTAGGTATTCAACAAAACGGTATTGAAGATACTATACCTGTTGCTGTTAGAAATAGTCAAATGAAAAATTTATTTTTATTTTTGTCATCAGAAGAAAAAGAGAAAATTTTAAATATATATGAATATATAAAATCTGATAATGAAAAATATGATGAATATTTACAAAAATATCCAAATTTAAATGGTGAAGCAGTATACATACTAAAAGAGAAAACAAATGATTCAGAATTAGAAAAGATTTTTGCTAAAGCTTTTTTAGCAGTATCAGCTTTAGAAAGAGGAGAAACTGAAGGACTAAATATAAATAAGAATAGTAAATTAGATATTTTTAAACTAATAAATTTCTTACCTCTACAACAAAGAATTGATTTTGCAAATAATATATATGAAAAAATGAAAATCACAGGCGAAGAAATGATAAGACAATCTTTAATTATGTCTGTAAAAAATGAATATGAAAAATTAGGCGTAGATTTAAACAAAATACAAAGAAATTATATATTAAAATCTGGTAGTATAATGCTTTTGATTACATTATTAGGTGCGGTTATGGCTATTACTGTTGGTTATTTTGCTTCTAAAACAGCTGCTGGCTTAGCAAAAGATTTAAGGAAAAATATTTTTACAAAGGTTGAATTTTTTGCTGGAGAAGAATTTGACAAATTCTCAACAGCGTCTTTAATTACAAGAACAACAAACGATATTACCCAAATACAAAATGTTATGGTTATTTTAATAAGAATTATGTTTTATGCGCCTATTTTAAGTGTTGGAGCTATTTTTAAAGCTTTAGATAAAAGTCCATCATTATCGTGGATAATAGGTTTAGCTGTAGCTATTTTATTAACCCTTATAGGTATAATATTTTATTTTGCATTACCTAAATTTAAATTATTCCAAAAATTAGTAGATAAATTAAATTTAGTATCTAGAGAGAATTTAACAGGTATGATGGTAATAAGAGCCTTTAATACTAAAGAAAAAGAAAAAGAAAGATTTGATAATGTAAATAATGAAATAACAAAAACACAATTATTTATAGGTAGATTAATGTCATTATTAATGCCAGTTATGATGTTTGTTTTTAATGGTGTAATGTTGTTAATTATATGGTTTGGAGCAAAACAAGTTAATAACTTTAATCTTCAAGTTGGAGATATGATGGCATTTATGCAATACTCTATGCAAGTAATTTTTTCATTCTTAATGATGTCTATGATATTTATATTTTTACCTAGAGCATCTGTTTCAGCAAATCGTGTCGTTGAGGTATTAGAAACAGAACCTTCAATTACAGATCCTAAAGAACCTAAATCTTTAGATGAAAATGTAAGTGGAACTGTTGAATTTAAAAATGTATATTTCAAATATCCTGGAGCTGAAGATTATGCATTAAAAAATATTACTTTTAAAGCTTTACCAGGTCAAACCACTGCTATAATTGGTTCTACAGGTTCTGGTAAATCAACTTTAATAAATTTAATACCAAGATTCTATGATGTTACTGAAGGTCAAGTTTTAATTGATGGTATAGATGTAAGAGAATTGACTCAAAACGAATTAAGAAAATATATAGGTTATGTTCCTCAAAAAACTACATTATTTAGTGGAACAATAGAATCAAATATTAAATATGGAAATGAAAACTTATCTGATGAAGAAATGGAAAAAGTTGCAGATATTGCAGAAGCATTAGAATTCATTAATAAATTTCCAGATAGGTTTAAGCATGAAGTATCACAAGGAGGATCTAATTTCTCTGGAGGGCAAAAACAAAGATTATCTATTGCGAGAGCTTTAGCGAAAAAACCTAAAATTTATATTTTTGATGATAGTTTCTCTGCATTAGACTTTAAAACTGATTTAAAAGTCAGACGTAAATTAAGAGAATATACAAAAACTGGAACATTTATTATAGTTGCTCAAAGAATTGCAACAATTATGAATGCTGATCAAATTATAGTTTTAGATGAAGGAGAAATTGTAGGAATAGGGAAACACAGGGAATTATTAGAAACATGTCCAGTATATAGAGAAATAGCTTATTCTCAATTGTCAGAGGAGGAATTAGCATGA
- a CDS encoding ABC transporter ATP-binding protein — protein MSENKRRQHRGGPGGGPMMRGPVEKANDFKGTMKRLINYLSPYKIALIIAIIFAMASAAFSIIGPKILGKVTTKIFEGIIGKIMGSSQGIDFAYIGRIMLILLGIYTLSAIFGYIQGWLMTGVSAKVTYNLRKQIMEKIHKMPLKYFDGTNHGEILSRITNDVDTISNTLNQSLSQMITSLTTVLGVLVMMLTISWQMTLVSLIILPLSGFLMMFIIKRSQKYFKKRQEFLGHVNGHVEEMYGGHIIVKAFNGEEKSINKFKELNVELYDSEWKSQFLSSIMMPLMNFVGNLGYVIVAVMGGWFAAIGIIEVGDIQAFIQYVRSFTQPIAQLANISNVFQQTAAAAERVFEFLDNEEEIETTKVKIDINNIKGKVEFKNVKFGYNPEKIVIKNFSEIVQPGQTVAIVGPTGAGKTTLVKLLMRFYDVNDGAILIDDVNIKDYSREELRSIFGMVLQDTWLFSGTIMDNIRYGRLNATDEEVIEAAKMAHVDSFVHALPDGYHMEINEEMNNLSQGEKQLITIARAFLANPKILILDEATSSVDTRTELKVQQAMERLMKGRTSFVIAHRLSTIKNADLIIVMNEGDVIEQGTHEELLKKNGFYAELYNSQFELAEEI, from the coding sequence ATGAGTGAAAATAAAAGAAGACAACACAGGGGGGGACCTGGTGGAGGTCCAATGATGAGAGGACCTGTTGAAAAAGCTAATGATTTCAAAGGAACAATGAAAAGGTTAATAAATTATCTTTCACCATATAAAATTGCATTAATTATTGCTATTATATTTGCTATGGCTAGTGCTGCATTTTCTATCATAGGGCCAAAAATATTAGGTAAGGTAACAACAAAAATATTTGAAGGTATAATTGGAAAAATAATGGGTAGCTCTCAAGGAATTGACTTTGCATATATTGGAAGAATTATGCTTATATTATTGGGTATATATACATTGAGTGCAATATTTGGATATATACAAGGTTGGTTAATGACTGGAGTATCAGCAAAGGTCACATATAACTTAAGAAAACAAATAATGGAAAAAATTCATAAAATGCCGTTAAAATACTTTGATGGCACTAATCATGGTGAAATATTATCTAGAATTACAAATGATGTTGATACTATTAGTAATACTTTAAATCAAAGTTTATCTCAAATGATCACATCATTAACAACGGTATTAGGTGTTTTAGTAATGATGCTTACAATAAGTTGGCAAATGACATTAGTTAGTTTAATTATTCTTCCATTATCGGGATTCTTAATGATGTTTATTATAAAAAGATCACAAAAATATTTTAAAAAGAGACAAGAATTTTTAGGTCACGTAAATGGACATGTTGAAGAAATGTATGGCGGTCATATTATAGTTAAAGCTTTTAATGGAGAAGAAAAAAGTATAAATAAATTTAAAGAATTAAATGTTGAATTATATGATTCTGAGTGGAAATCTCAATTCTTGTCAAGCATAATGATGCCTTTAATGAATTTTGTGGGAAATTTAGGATATGTTATTGTAGCTGTTATGGGTGGATGGTTTGCTGCTATAGGCATTATAGAAGTTGGGGATATACAAGCTTTTATACAATATGTTAGATCATTTACTCAACCAATTGCTCAACTCGCAAATATTTCTAATGTTTTCCAACAAACTGCTGCAGCAGCAGAAAGAGTATTTGAATTTTTAGATAATGAAGAAGAAATTGAAACTACTAAAGTAAAAATAGATATTAATAATATTAAAGGAAAAGTTGAATTCAAAAATGTAAAATTCGGATATAATCCTGAAAAAATAGTTATTAAGAATTTTTCAGAAATTGTTCAACCAGGTCAAACTGTTGCAATTGTTGGACCTACTGGTGCTGGAAAAACAACTTTAGTTAAATTATTAATGAGATTTTATGATGTTAATGATGGTGCTATTTTAATTGATGATGTGAATATCAAAGATTACTCCAGGGAAGAATTAAGATCTATTTTTGGCATGGTTTTACAAGATACTTGGTTATTTAGTGGAACGATAATGGATAATATTAGATACGGTAGATTAAATGCTACTGATGAAGAAGTTATAGAAGCTGCAAAAATGGCACATGTTGATAGTTTTGTTCATGCTTTACCTGATGGATATCATATGGAAATTAATGAAGAAATGAATAATTTATCTCAAGGTGAAAAACAATTAATTACTATAGCTCGGGCATTTTTAGCAAATCCAAAAATTTTAATCTTAGATGAAGCTACAAGTTCTGTTGATACTAGAACTGAATTAAAAGTGCAACAAGCTATGGAAAGATTAATGAAAGGTAGAACGAGTTTTGTTATAGCACATAGATTATCAACTATTAAAAATGCTGATTTGATTATTGTAATGAACGAAGGAGATGTTATTGAACAAGGAACACACGAAGAATTATTAAAGAAAAATGGTTTTTATGCAGAATTATATAATTCTCAATTTGAATTAGCTGAAGAAATTTAA